tATAAGACTCCAACAACCATAAAGACCAAATATAATATGCTCAAGTactggtttagtttgacaggaagcctcaatgcctacacctaaggccccacaaaggcacctgttatatctaacacggtttctcgggcATATGCATATTCACAACTAAAACTTGACATCCATTcgacatctgccatgctgaagatggcagtggcacgcctgagcactaaaatgttaaccttgattgcgagcctcaaggcctacacctaaggccccacaaaggcacctctcaaagttaacgttgtccttctctttcagccttgcccgaagagtcttgcccgacgagacttgcccgacaaagcctgACAGGAAAGCAGAAgtccgacagcagccctcaaccggcgccgaacctccaggggagctgtgtgctcgtcggctaggaaacatccccgacgggaattcctgccacgaacagGTAGTGGAAGGGTAGATGCCAACAAGAAAGTGgggaagaggaagaaagaagaaaaagaaagaaaaaccagaaaaaaaaaaaaaccagtaaGGGGAGGGGGAGGTGGTTATGGGAAGGTTAAGGGACTAGGAGGAGgaatggaaagaaaaagaggGAAAGCCGCCGGCCCAAGCCTGAGCAAGGGCCAACGATGCTTACAAATGCtgctaggtttttttttcttctactaAAACTCATATCTTTTTGTGTTCTTGAATAAAGCCCATTGACTAGCCTCCAACTAAACAAATTCTTTAATTAAGTTTGACTTTTCAGATTGTGTATTTTTCGAATGCCTGAACTACCCCTATTAATACTTGGATGGGGTTTTTGGATCAGTTACTTGTTATAtccatttaattaattttatatattttacaaaataattcatgCCATTAATTTTATATTCAATGTATTAACTTTCAAATTGTTATAACATGCCAATTGAAAACTAataattgtaacatcccacgtcgcctaggggagtggatcttataagtcttatatgtatattcccatctctacctagcacgaggccttttaggagctcactggcttcgggttccatcagaactttgaagttaagcaagttcgcgcgagagtattcccatgatgggtgagccactgggaagttcttgggtgagttcataaaaacaaaaccgtgaaggggtggtcgggacccaaagcagacaatatcgtgctatggtagAGTCGAGCCAGGGATTTGGTACgggcctgggccgggatgtgacaataatactaatttcataattttgtgCATTAAATATATAAGTTAATTTACCTACCCGCACAACAATAAACCTAAAACAGTTTCGGCTAATACTCCAATCCCTAAtatacaaaacaaaagctatATGTTCCGCGCAatttttacctacaaaatagtcTAATTTACCTACATGATTTATGTGCATTAGAttaaaagtttattttattGCCTACAAGCACAAACCCACAACATTTGAAcaggtaaattaatttaaatgtaggtaaattagtataatattttgtaagtaggtaaattaatttaaatgtaggtaaattagtataatatttgtaTGTAGGTAATTACATGATTCAAACATTATATTTTCCGTACAAgatatgtcttttttttttaaattttggtaaattaatttatatatgttgCTAATATTTATGATACAAGAAAGGTAAAATATCCATATGGATTTAATTGCTCATCATAATTAGGATGAGTAATAACATTTATTGACCAAGTTAGGATTTTGTGGTATAAGTTGTAAATGTATTGTAATAGTTGGTCATATATTTGTCTACATGGTAGGCTATTTgaaaattgggtttttttttgaaTGTTTTAATTTAGGTGGGTTTTTATTTGGAAAATAGGAGTTTCAACGGCCTATAtctaaaaaacatttttttttctttccagagagcgtttctagagagagaatcaAATAATTGCCTTGATGTGTTGGACTGACCTGGAGTATTCTATATTTCGACATTTTAGTTGTTCGATCTTTAGTTAAAGAAACAATAATCATAATCTAACAATTAAAAATTCTAAAGTATCTAATATTCCAGAGCACCATAGTATTTTCgcattctaaatttctaataatGTTTTGGTTCTTGTGAAGTATAGCAATGTGTGTGAAGAAAGTGTAATTGATTAATCTGGCGgttaattttacttttcaccCTCTAAGTATAAACGTTAGTTTTTCACATTGCTTTAATCATGGACTTTGAAGTCTACAATCTACGTAGTATATTCGTCTTGTAACTTCACTCTCAATGTATTTGAACTGTATTAAGTTGTCCATTGAGCCGTTTTGCTGACTTGACGAGAGTGAGACCTACATTTTCTTACGCACCAAAGTTATATATCATCCACAACATTTTAATAAAGCTTAATTCTGTTAAGTTAATGTAACAATCACAAAAACATTTCTTGGTTAAACTTATCCACGTCAATTATTTGACTAAATCACTCTTTGCAAAATCTTGGTAGATGCATGTATTTTGCCACGCCAGAAAATGTAGGTGGTACTCTAGCCAAATACGTAAATTGACGATTTACACATGATCGAACTTAGGGAGGGTACAAATCAATACGTACAATGTGAAGGGATGAAGTTCAATGTACaatgtgaaaatggatatataCCATGCAAAGAGAAATAGCCTTACTTTTTTATGTATGTTTGCAAACAAGATGTGAATGTGTGGAAAACTTGAAGTAATACTGGTGGCCATTGTAGAAGAGTTCAAACCTTGGCCTGTCTTCACTAAAAAAGGACCTACATAAAACGGAAACGTTAAGGGGACAATGTCTTCAATCATCATACGACgtcatataaaaaatttaaaatatataacatCTTGTTATAGATTTGAGACACTGCCACCATAATATACATCTTCATTTCATGCAAGACTCTTTATTTTCACTCTTAGAGAAGACATTTAGAGCCCCCTTTTCGAATTTTAGGGAGTAGAGTTTGAATTAAACCATCAATATGTTATATGTAACAAACGAACATGGTTTTTGCTTATAGATTGGCTTGGATATTCCGCAAATGGAGCGGCTCATAGATCGTCCAAAGTGGCATTGTACTATGTTCTCAGGTCTCCTTTGTTTGAGGAGCCTCTAGACTTGATCAATTCGACACATCCTCTTTGAAGATTGTAATGTAATTCTTCTTAATTTCTCAATAAAAATGGCTAATATCGTTTctctaataaaataaaaacaaaaccaacttGATTTTTACTTGCATGCAATCAAACtccttcctttttcctttttgttcctaatttttttcaaaactctGGGTTTTACATAGCCTAGAGATCAACTACGTATCTCAGCTAGCTACAGCTACTAGCCCGAAAACGGCAATAAATCCAGTAATCTAGCTACCAAGTACGGTATTATCGTAAGATCAAACCTTTGTTtttgtaataaataaataaataattagttCCCAAGCACAGTAATTCAGGACTGAGGCCTCATCAGAAAGCATGCATGCAAAAGGTGAAATAAAATCTCCGGCACAGGCTGCCATCTGTATTCTGCATATTTTACATTTAAACAGACAGAAATTTTACCTGActatattttaagctttttaTATTAGTTctccacaaaatgttgaatacaccccacattaaaatttaatattaaataacttatttatcctactatgcaatgacagCTTTGACTTTGTtaggttaaaaaaaacaatctatatacaccccaaatcacttttaatgtattatttattttcttcaactatcaaaacacATCCGACCCTtcattgttgaataaaaccctaaccaatgaaactacaaacatgttgattgagaaaaattatttttgacaaatGAAACACAAAATCGATGTTTCGGAAGTTTCACATGCGGTAAACTTcatattatttattgttttagtgattttgacagcatcaataattatttaatcttgctttTGATGCGTTATTCAAGCTTCTATGTTTGTATTCATTTTTTAGGGATCACAGGAATTACATGAAAaattaaacacctaaaattatcaccaaatattaaaaacagacGACATGAATTTTAATGGTGGAATTAAAAACAACCGACATATGCTTTAAATCCCAGGTGGCATCTTTTGTCAAACTTTTAGTCGGCATtatttgtccaaattaaaagctttgtaagatttgagaaatgtggggtgtatagaaaatatgggttgcatatagaaaatgtaaggtgtatattaaaaatgtggggtgtgagggtattatggggaagtatgtggggtgtattaagataatttttaattaaaaaagcaaatatggagtgtattaagtatgtggagtttatttaataatttgtggggtgttaatataataagccataTTTTATACTATATATGCAAAAGAAGAATAAACCAAAGGATATTATCTGAATCCCCAGCAACCCAAATCTTCATGGCTAAAGCAAGTGACCCTTTACTACAGTAAGGAAATATGTTGTGTTCTTGTATAACTATATGAGTTTGAACTTTGTCCATagttaatctaacatctaacatTTATTGCtcgactcaaaaaaaaaaaaaaaaaaaaaaaaaaaagctagggAACATATTAGTTACTTAAAAATTAGCTGTAGTTTTAGCCGAACAAAATCACAGAAATTAATACAgagcccctctctctctctctctctctctctctctctcccccctcttCTGGTGCGGACTGAAAATGTCGTGCTTAACAGAACCCTCTGTAAAAGCCTGCTCACTCTATTCATCTCTTCAAATATGCCTCAGAAAACTtgttcctttctctctcctccataAAAACCCCTTTACCCCCTCACAGCAAAAACTCGCTCTCTAACTTTCTTCACCATCCAAATATCGAACACTTTCTTCAcacaccaaaaccaaaccaaaaccaaatattCAAAAACCCAGCTCAGCCAGTTTGATTTGAACACCCAAATGCCGTCGGACTCAGGCGATCAGCAGCAGAAGAGCAGCCAGAACCGGAGGACGGTGAAAGACGCCCAGGCCACGGGGGCACCACCGCCGGAGCAAGAGCACCTGCCCTGCCCACGCTGCGACTCCACCAACACCAAGTTCTGCTACTACAACAACTACAACTTCTCCCAGCCCCGCCATTTCTGCAAGTCCTGCCGCCGCTACTGGACCCACGGCGGCACGCTCCGCGACATCCCAGTAGGCGGCGGAACCCGCAAAAACACCAAGCGCTCCCGCACGGCCACCTCCGCCACCACAACCACCGCCACTTCTGACAACAACGCAATTTCCGCCACCCCTGTTTTTCTGAACCCAGGTGGTGGAGCGGCCTTACAGTTCGGTGATTGGAAGGGTAACATGGGAAATGGATGCGGTGGCGATGGGAGCTTCAATTCTCTCCTCAACACCCACGGGCCTGGTGGGTTTTTGGCTCTGGGCGGGTTCGGGCTTGGGCTTTCAGGTGGGTTCGAGGAGATGGGCTTTGGGCTTGGGAGAGCTTTTTGGCCTTTTCCTGCGATGGGAGGAGATTGTGGTTCCGGTGGACCCCACGGCGGGATGATGAACACGTGGGAGATCGAGAACGGAGAGGGTGGTGGGATTGTGAATGTGGGTGTCAGCCCTGTCGGAGCTGAGTTATGTTCTTGGCCGGAGTTGGCAATTTCTTCTCCTGGAAATGGActcaagtgaaaaaaaaatctgtGTCTTTTGGGTCTCTTTGTAATTCTCTACTCTTTTTGGTTTGTAATGGGGAATGTCGTGTTTTAATGCTCTAGGGTTTTTAATGTTAGTGTCGAGGCCTTGAATCTATATGTCCGAGAACTACTGCCTAAATTGTAGTAAATTGTATTTTGGTCCCATGCTTCTAGCTTGTTATATGATTTTTGAGTATTTGAAGAATATGAGTTCTTCATGACTCCATTTGTAAACACATCCAACACTCATATCACCATCATGATGTCGTCAATGCATTTTAAAAAACTACTTGTAAGCGCTAGAATTAATcggttttaaataaatatatgcaagAACGAAATGTTGAACAAAAAGGATTGCAAAggaaatgatgaaaattaatCTAACCCAAATTAATTTAGTGTTATCCTAGTTGAGAAAAGATTGATTttattacctttttttttttttaaagaggaTAACTGGTGGTAAGCCATGattattcatccatttcggATCCAGAGAGGCTATCGGGAATTTGATCTTGCCCGTGGTTACAGTCAAATAGACATTGAACTCGGGAtctaacaaaacattaaaacaagaGAAATGCTTTTGTTTAAATCAATAAGAGAAAACTATAACCATTTGATAAcctatttcttttttaatttttcatttttactttCATTTTTCTAAAACGTAAAGTAATTACCAaacgattttaaaaaatatgaaaactgaAAAGCTCCACGCTACATGGTTGTCTACTCCAAAAGGAAAAGGCACAATAACGTTCCTTATTGTCAGACTCAGATGGAATTGCAAGCTGCATTTTCCTTCTCTATTTCTTTGAATTGAATTAAATTGATTGACCCTACAAAGGAGCAGCATGCGTGGTAAGTTTCAATTGATTCATTTCCACATCAAACATCTTTCTTTAGCTGAACCTTACCTaagaaaataatgaaagaaTATTGGTGCTAAAAATCAGAGAGAAAGTCCATGCAATTTGAAGATGTTATGAGCTAGCTCTACTaattccagaaaaaaaaaacaacacacaGTTCTACTCGACGCAGATGTCCCAACCCTAGTCAATGATCCAGCTTTCGCTAACATTTGGCTCTAAACCAACGTCATTCCCTTTGCTTCATCTCGAACTTTCGCTGTATATCCGTTGGAAATGAAATGATTCCAAGTAAAATGCTAGCAGCATAGTCCCGGCCATGCAAAACTTCAGAAATGCCCTAATTACAGCCAACCTCAGTATTCCTCTATCCCCTGCAGTGTTCCAAAATGTACTGACATCACCGTATCCACCATCAGCCGGAACATGGCATCCTGATGCAGCCTCAATAATGGTACCTCTAGTATAATATTTGCAAACCAATGGTTACCCCCTTCTCTTCAACGCGTATCCATATTTCGCCTACCGCGATCATCCGCAAGAGATTAGGTTAGACTACGCATTGATGAATGCACAAAGGTTATTGTACAAGATGGAGTATTAGGGTGCACAAAATTGCTTGATGCTTCACTAGATGCCCTTTACTGGGCACTTGAGAAAGTGGGGCACAAAAGTTGAGGTTGTTGTGATGTGATCAGTGAAACACGTTGGCCttcacaaggagaaggagaatagCCTGCAAATATTGAGAATGCTAAGACATATAATACCAATCTGATCAAGCATGGGCAAGTTGGGACACCAAAAAGACCAGGAAAGGGATAAGAGGCTCACATTTTGGCTTTGTTCAATGAGGATCTTAAGCCTAAGGGAAGTGGGCAGCAATGGGGATTGTTTTATCCTGACATGACAGGTTTACCATGCTGACTTTAGGGAAAGTAATATTTGTTGGTAATGTATCATTAGGAATAAAGAAATGTTACTGTGCTAATAGAATtattggtaaatttttttgttattaataaGTTAATTATGAATTATGTATTATTTGTTAACTAGAAAATGGCCGAAGTACAAAGTCTTGCGAATAAGGCCGTTACTCTATTGTGTAATGAGTTTGCCTATTGTCATACTATACacattttttgttaaatgaaATCGCTTTTCcattacataatttttataagGTACAAAGTTTTGATGTCAAATTGGAGTAATTCTCGCGTCCACTCACTAGATCACTTCATACATCCACACACAATATAGGCGTATTCTTGTGTAATGGACTATCAATTTGATTAACTTACCAATCACGAGTAATATGGTAatcaaaactacatattaataaggcctaatcggataaatggtccccgtggtcataaggtattcggatgatagcccctgtggtaaaaaaattcggatttaaacccctgtggtctaagtctgttaagatttatgcccttctgttaaataatgctgacgtggctgccacatatatgccacgtggctgccaaatgtctgccacgtggcaaaaataataatttttaatgtttttttttaaaaacctgaatttttacaacaaaaaaaaaacccccaccCTCCGCccgttcccccccccccccgccggacttcttctccttcttcttcttcttcttcttcccgccggagACCAGCTCCCCCCGTCGAAGCCCTCTCCCCGCgcgaccctcctccctctccttcttccttcttcttcttcttcccaccGGAGACCAGCTCCCCCCCTCGCCGGTCTCCCCGCgcgaccctcctccctctccctcttccttcttcttcttcttcttcccgccggagACCAGCTCCCCCCCTCGCCGGAGCCCTCTCCCTGGTAAGCTGCTGAAGCTGCACCAAAGACGAACCCTGGTTTTAGAGCATCAAACTTGGTCCTGTCAAGTGAGTTACAGACAACGGGTCGATCTGGGTTAGCAGCTTTGGTGTTTGTCAATGCAAAGCCATTGAGTAGCAAGACACACAAGAGCAAAGAGCCTAACTCATGCATTGCCATAGTTAACTGGAGGGGTTTTGGTGATCGAGATAGCTAGGTTGGTTCTTCCCTGCATATTGCATGGGGTTTATATAGTGGGCTACGTACCACGTCTAAACGTGAGAATAATTGATTAGGCCTAATATGatatctgggtttttttttttttttggttgtaaaaattcaggtttttttaaaaaaaaattaaaaattattatttttgccacgtggcagacatttggcagccacgtggcatatatgtggcagtcacgtcagcatt
This is a stretch of genomic DNA from Malus domestica chromosome 02, GDT2T_hap1. It encodes these proteins:
- the LOC103407107 gene encoding dof zinc finger protein DOF3.4-like → MPSDSGDQQQKSSQNRRTVKDAQATGAPPPEQEHLPCPRCDSTNTKFCYYNNYNFSQPRHFCKSCRRYWTHGGTLRDIPVGGGTRKNTKRSRTATSATTTTATSDNNAISATPVFLNPGGGAALQFGDWKGNMGNGCGGDGSFNSLLNTHGPGGFLALGGFGLGLSGGFEEMGFGLGRAFWPFPAMGGDCGSGGPHGGMMNTWEIENGEGGGIVNVGVSPVGAELCSWPELAISSPGNGLK